ACAGAGAAGGGAGGGGAAAACACAGAAATACTTACCAAgaaccttttttctttttgatggcAAGGGAACCCGCAGCCGCAaccctttgggtgcgcacagggtaCACTAATTGGATTTCCTCTTctatattttgttctttacaccaaaaaccTAAGGAAGTAATTACTTTCCGTTTAATCTTCTTTATTGAGCTCCACCAGATGCAAGCAGGTACGGTTCTCCACCACTTCTTTTGACTCTTGTTGCTCCCCCTTCTGATCCAACAACTCAATAAGTCTGCTGGTGTTCTGGCATATACGAGTGTTTGTTGGTTTCCAGAGTCTCTTTGCATAGTAAGCATCTAGAAGCTATTGTGAGGCTCCTTTCCTGTAATGCTTCATGAGTCAAACAAGCTCTCCTAGCTGCCAACCAGACAAAACACTTCAATTTAGTGGGAGCCACACTCTTCCAAACAGCACTCGATGGCCCTTTCTAATCCCATTTTGAGGAGTGAAAACCCCCGCTGGCTCTCTATTTACTAGCACCGGGTATCTGTCACTTGTGATGCAAATGCATCGAACTCATTTGATTACAGACTCACCTGATTTCAATCTCCAGCCAAGAGCTTCATTGGCCACTAGGATGTCTAGACCTATGCAATGCCCACACTAAGATCTCAAGTGTTGATTTGGTCTTGAACCTTACTTTGGACCTAGTAAATCTGATACCTGTCCGAGGGAAGTCAACTTGTTGGTGATAGTAACAAAATTTAAGATCCCTCCCTTGCCTCGGAATATGTCTCACGTCCCACACTTTCATCAGGGAACCTCATCGAAATTCCTTTTTATAACCCATGTTACTTCCTATCCCAGACTAGTCTATTGACTATCATTGTCCCAATTCTCTATTTTGGACTCTCACGTTCTACTCCATGAACTCCCAGAAAACTCCAGTCAGTTATACCATGAATTCTCCTGTCTGCCTCTAGCAGAAGTCATTTCTTTTCTCATCCACCTCCGTCTCTACACACTCCTCACTGCTGTCTTCACTTTTTCTATGAAAGTAGTTGATAGAGAACGTCAAATTATTTATGAAGGACTTTAATAGCCAGTATATAGTTTCTTCTTACCAAATTGCTTGGACTTTTATAGAAAAAGTATATTGTTTGTTCTTACCAAATTACTTTAGTTACTCTATCCCAATTTATGTGGCACTGTTTGACCTGACACAAAGTTTTTAAAAAGGAAGACCTTTGAAACTTGAGGTTTAAAACAAACCGTAGATATTTGTGTGaactataaataatttaattaggtAACTTGggaattttaaagttgaattgttTCTAATTATAGAAGAATGGCATTCATTTAGGGACAAAGTAAAAAGGAAAAGGCTACATAATTTGGGACAAAGGGAGTAGTAGTCTAATTCCTGTATGATAAATCATAAAGCTTTGAAACTTTTTTGAGTTTAAATATTCTGTCCACTTCTgtttcagaaaaaaataaatattctgtCCACTTGATGATACTTAttcccatttcatttcattttagggGGGCATTCTTTGGTTTCAGAACTTGACTGAGGTCCCTAGTGGTGTTTTAGGGCCAGTCTTTCCATTACTGATTGCTGGATTGCATTATATTAACGTTCAGGTATATTGCTTTTATCAACCTTGAGATTTACTGCCATTCTGTTTTCTTGTCGTCTTTCTTTGTGGAAACTGGTAACAGAGTTTCATTACGGGATTAAGAGACCTGTACCTTGTTCTTGGCCTTGATACTAgctacattttcatatataatttttttttccttttctgttTGGAGGATGAACTGTTATCCAATATTACTTATGTTTAGGTATTTGATCGTCAACATGATCAATTTCGTGCTGGTTAACCGGCTCTTAATATTCAGACATGTTCTCTTGGTGCCCACCTTGCAATGGCTGGTGGGTCTTAGATACTGTTTAATGTTTGGGGCAGGCCTGAAAAGTCGAGGTGTGTGCAAGTACTTTGTGGAATAGTCGAGGTGTGCGCAAGTTGCTTGGACACCATCGCATTccagaaaagaaaaagaagaatgttCGCTACCACACACGACTTTAGCAATTGGTTCAAGAAGCCATCTTTTATGGTCACAGTTGCAAAATCTAGTTCAAGTAAGCTACAGTTTCAGGGTATGAGATAAGACTTGAACAGGATCTATCTAAAGGCataattcaattttcatttCACTCAACTGTCGAAGCCGAAAAGCTTTCGcccaaaaaatgatgcaacAGTACAATGGAAAAGATTTATCTGATATTGCCTGTATTTCTTGTGGCCGTGAGTTATAAAGAATAGAGAAGGTTGGCCTGGGGAAATAACAGTGTGTTTTCAGAGGATGAGATGGATAAAAGTTCTGAAGTGTGACGTGAAATGCGAAGCGAAAGAGAAAGAATCACCAATAAAAGGGGCTGGGAATGAGGAAGAAAAATAACCAACCAAAAGATGAAAGGGAAAGAAACAGACGAGGAAAGTGGGAAGAATATTATAAGTAGTTGGTAATTTATTGGTGATGGGATTCAAATAGCAGAATTCAAAAACATGATATGATGTTAGCTAAACTAAATAGTGTTATCTTCTcgtgataaaaaatataaataaataagaaataaaaacatcaaGGGGCTACATTTAAAATAAGTCTTTTCCTAATATTTCTCCTTCCCTTGCGCACAAAATGACTTTTATAAACTTTTGTCTCGTTAATGGAAGGGAATATAAGGGGGGAAAACAAGTTTCCAGAAACACTTTCttgaaattgattattttgagaatgCCGCACAGTGTATTCGAGTATATAGTATAGTGAGCTTGGTTAGTTTCTTATGCAAGTGATATTCGAGGTGTTTTCCCCCCATGCTTTTTGATAGAGATgatctctctctttctattaCTTCAGGTATCTTTTCGGAAATCTTCAGTTGAAAAAATGAGTGGATTCGTGGGATTAATAGCCAAGGTCAGTATTCAGTAATCTGTCAGAAATTTATGCGATATATCCTCATACTTTGATCTAAAAGTGATTTTTGTCAATTTGCGGTGTAATAAAGGGACTTAAACCAATCTCTATTCAAACTCCGTTTGTGGAGGTGCATCTTTAACTTATCGATTATCTTATTACCACAGTTAACCAATCTCTATTCAAACTCCATTTGTGGAGGTACATCTTTAACTTATCGATTATCTTATTACCACAGTTATCCaaagaatttgagaaaatcTAAAAATTCTATCCTCCTATCCAAAAAGAATGCCTAGTTTCGGAATACGAGTATCAAATAATAGAATTTGTGAAGTGAATTCGGATATCGATTTCTCAAtcctttgaaatattttaagtatctagagatataaaattattttttgataatgttAACATATTATTCATCAGCATAGAGCTAGTGCTGGGCCTGACCACTCTAGAACAGAAAGGAAAAGGCCTATATATTTCACAAGGCTTCCAAAAAGTCTGGTATGGAGTCCGCCTCCTTTATGCAAAATTCTTCTCACCCTATCAAATTATaattcatctttctttttcGATTAGCAGTTTGAAATCCTTTTCCCTTATTAAGCTCTCCCATTGGAGCAATTTATCCCGTGTTAATGATATATTACCCTTCTTAGATATCATTAGCGACCATTCTTTTTGTTCTCATGAGTTAACCATGTTTTTGTGTGTGTAACTTGCATCTCCTTGATGCCTTTCAAATACAACAtcttacttcatcaaaaaactaaaatatctttgttaaaatattaataaatcaaattgaatGTCTACGAACGTGTGAGGTGTTATGGGAAAACTCTCAAATTTAGGCTCGTAAACCTTGAAAACAAAACATTAGGATGTTATCTATAGTTTTCTGTTTTCCTGATGATAATTTTGAGATGCAAGTCTTAACACTTccgtttttttttttgggttacaGTACTACAAGAAGTACTTGGAAGTCCTGACATtacccattttatttattacattcCATATGCCCCAGGTAATCAACCATTTGATTCCAAAATAATATGTGCTGTAGGATTTGTCCATTTTTATGTTTGAACTTGGCATCCcatgttttccttaattatttttagcttTGTGGTCTAATTGTAAGATAACTTGAAGAAGGAAACTGATTTTTTATCTTTGAACTGTTTATGTTGGTTCCCCTGGAACATTATTTTGGTCTGTTAATTTATTGGTCTCAACAGTAGCTGGAATCATTGTTTTCTTGAAAGTTGTTAATGGAGGCATACTTTTGACTTTTGTGTCCATTCTTTGTGACCCTTTTTATCTTAAAATTGTTTTCTccatttaaggaaaaaaatatttatgttattgtAAATACACTGTTTTTTCTGCTTTTAATCTGAGTATCTCAGTACCTGAGCAATTCATCATGTTAGAGCTGTGAATTGGAATAGTCGGGATGTTCTTGCTTTTCTAGGTGGTTTGCATCATGATTAGCTTGAATATGCGTACCTAGGATTTATGGACAGTTGGTCACTCACTGTAGGAGATTTTTGTCATCGTAATTTGCAGCTCTATGGCCTATCTCTTGCTTTTATAAAGTTATTAGACTCAAACCATATTATAATTGGATGGATTGCAAGTAGTATATCATGATTTAATGTTTTTGTCTGATAGGGTTAGTTTCTCTTGCGAACTGTTCTCTTTTTTATTCCTGAGAGATGGATTATACTAGGCATAAGGCATGCAATTAATGTAATTGATATAGTGATGAACAAGTGGCACATCAATGGTTGTTTGAAATTGGTGAAAGCTGAGCTTTGGAAGTTAATGAGTTGCCAATTGAACTATGACCTGATGAGACTACCCGAATAGTACAATATAAATTGGCAGAACGGGAAGCCCCAATgaattttgaagttggtgatGGATGGAGAAACTTGATTTAGTTGTCTGTCAGGTTTTATGTGAAAGAATGGTAGCAGTGGTGGACTGATCACATGCAAATAGATATTTACATTGATGGTCactatctttttctttaatctgCTTAAAATTTTCGGTGTTGGGTTGGAGAGCAGGAGAGGGGattgcaaaataaaataattgcatTGTCTTTCTGACTTTTTTGCTTGCCTTTCTATCTTGATATACCTGACAAAGGATTGTGTGCATGAAATGAAGTTTTTGttcatatttctatttttcagGGGAGTTTAGTTTTTTGGCTTACCAATAGTTCGATGACTGTTATTCAGGTATCTCCTCTGAAGTATTCTTCCTAAGGTTCCTCATCCCAACTTTATTTCTCGCTTGACTGGGCATGCCGACAAATGCTTAAGTAGTCTGTTGTTGTTAGGAAGTTTTGTAACCTCTCATGTTATCCACTAGATGCCAAGAGGTTTTATTACACAAAAGGCATTAAGTTTCAAATTTGCTTTTTCCTCCTCCTAATGTGGAAAGAGAGCACGATAGATGAACTACTAGATAATGAAGATATAACTTTTTCTTCAAACTTCCCTTGGAAAATGTCTATGCTCTCCTCTTTATTTCACTTTTGCTCCCTCTAGACACACTCTGTTTAGCAAATCCTACGTAGCTGACGTTCTCTTTTGTAAATTTTTCCTTGTCTAATAGCGGTCGTTGAAAAATGTTGTGTCTTAGGGTTGCACTTCTCACATCTTCATGAATCAATCGGTGTGGTGAGTATTGGAAAAATTTTGTTTCTTAGAACTCATTACCTTTTTATATACAGCAACTATCTCTAAACCATCCAAATGTTCGCAAGAAACTGGGGCTACCTCAGAAGGATCCTCAATCAGAAGCTGCACATCAGAAAGAGTTGGGTAATACTGGAGAAATCAAAATAGATCCATCAAAAAATCAGAGCAAAATATCTGTCCAGAACCTATCACCTCATGAATTGGTTAATGTTAGTAACTATTTTCGTTTCCTGATATTGAGACTTGAAATGTTGAATTTATCTTGCTGCTTTCTAAATCTTCGTTTGTTGAAATCTCATCAGCTCTCGATCAAACTCTTAGCAGGAGGACGTAAACATGAAGCTATGTCCTTTCTACGGTATTTCTCTCCTTTGATAAAAGCAATCCTCACCGCCTCATTTCTTTTTCCCTTCTCTGTAGCATCCTCTTTTTAATATCTGTGTTACAGACTTGCTATTGCCAAGGATCCTGAGAATGTTCGAGCTTTGCTTATTATTGGCCAGACACTGTTGCAAGATGGTTCCTTACCAGAAGCTACTGAATACTTGGAACGTACCATTGCTAAGGTTTGAGTTTGAACTCCCGCATTTCAGTTTGAGTTTACTGATCTTCTTGATGAAGAAGATCAGTTGGCTTTCTTGGACTAAGAATTTCCTGAACGTTATTATTTTCAGTTCATGGCAAGGGTGACTGAATTTGGGAAGTCAAAATCTGTTTTTCTATATTTGGGACCTTTTACAGTTTATGTAGTATGCAGTTTACTATGCAGAAAACTTCATTTTTCTAATGATCTTAACTTTGCTGCTATAATCCAGCAGAGTTGATTTGTTACTGGTCATTGATCAAAGTCAATTTCTGCAAGTTCAGCTTCTGCTAAAGGAGAATCAAATGGAAATTGAAGATGTAGATCTGATGATTCTATCATCTCAATGGGCAGGTGTTGCCTGTATACGGCAGGTAATGGCATTTTGACAAAATGGCTTGATGATTGACTTATAAATACAACTACTATGCCTCGATCCCGAGCAAACTGGGATCGGCTATATGAATTCTCACTGACCACTCCATTCAAGTTCATCTCAGACACCATATTTACTTGATATAAACCAATAATAATTCTAGTCACAGATATTGAGTACCTTGCATCATTTATAGGGGATGGCGGAGAGCCGACAATAGAGAAACCATATATATAGGGGATCTATTTTGGGTAAACTTTTAGTGGGTTGGACTGTTGAAACACAATTGTggtataattttaaattattttcagacGAGAAGGTTTCTATACAAAAATTCCCTCTTCCTTTTTCTCTGGGGTTGTAGTTGCTAGAAGTTTCATCTTAGTTCTCTTTTCTATTCAAATATTTCTGTGAAATTCCTCATTATCTACAGTATGTTAAGCTTGAAATTCGTCAATCATTCATCTTCCATTTTTATATACTCTCTCTGGTTCAATTTACTTGTCCTACTTTCCTTTTTCGTCCGTTTCAAAAAGTATGCCTCTTTCCTTTTTGGCAACTCTTTAGTTCCAAATTTCcatatgacatgtttaagaccacaagattaaagggcattttgatacatttgatatatctataatttaagatcacaatattcaaaagtcttctttattttcttatattccATGCCAAGTCAAAATAGGATAAACAAATTGAAAGGAGGgagtatattttattcttatagaCCCCACATGCCCCTAAAGGCCTGCTGATGCCTGATTGCTGCTCTTCTATATAATGATAGTGAGGAGTCAACATGGACTCCCCCAATACCTAGCTGCTCTTCCCCCTCCCCTCCCCATATTCTAGACAAACTGATTAGTCTTCCTCCCTGTACTTCTGCCATGTCTATTTATTGAAGGAAATCCTAGCCATTGCATGTTCtctctttactttttttcacTATTCAAAATTAGCTAAACCTCAGTACAAGAAGTATGGTAGATTTGTTTTGGTTATTGTGAATGATCAAACTAGATCAGTGATTATTATCCCTGGAAATAAGCCTAACGAGGGGTGGTTCGGACTTGTAAGCCGCATTGCAAGCTTAATAAACAGGGGGTCTTTAATGTAAGTTACTATCCCAGTCCTAGGTTATTTAAACCGAAAAAAAACCGGAAACTGCCTTATTCTGATGGGGAAGTAAAAGACTTGGAGTAGCATTAGATCAATCTAAACATGTATACAGATAAAAATGGATCAAAAGTTGCTTGTTTTGATGGAGAAGTTCATGTCTAATTAGAGTAGCAATATTAGCTCACCTCAATTTGTCTAATTTTAGGCATATGTAATTGTTTCTGCTTGAAGCTCATCAAAAGCTAATGAGTGGATGTATGTCTTTGTAAAGAATTTGaggcattatatatatatgtgtgtgtgtgtgtgtgtgtgtgtgtgtgtataacAGAAGCTTGTGATGATGTTCAAGCATACTGTCTATAGATATGGGCTATCAAATTACAgataaattagtttttcagataTCATGTAATAGAACATTTTTGTCTTGTTCAATGAAATTTAGAGATAAATTGTTCACTTTACTCtccttaatatatttatgtgagCACGAATTCAAATTAGTCCTTGGCTCTCTTCTTAGCCCAATCCTTCAAGAGAGAAGGAAGTTACAAGGAAGCCATTCATAAGAATAGGTGGACACTCTAAGAACCTACTAGTTCTGGAACTGAAGACATTAATGGTTTCCTCTCATTTTGATGACAAGGGTCTACTGTAGAGATGTTTAATAGTGAGTTTTCCTGACTGCGATGAGATCCTCACTTAGCTCATCGTCAGTAAGTTCGTTCATCAGCTGGTATTTGGATGAGGTCTCGGACCGAGATGAAGATCCGGTAGGTTTCCCCACTTCTTGGCATTGTACCTATGGAGGCATTGTTAGTGCCTAACAAGTGCCAAATGAAAGCAAGAACTGAAAACAAAACTACAAAAcctagaaaaaatataataattcagGAATAAcactattttttattctaaacaTTCCACAGTTCGTAGGACCCAGTCGTAGGAAAGGAGGCCAGCTTTTAAATTTCTGAAGTTACAACTATGGTTAGTCAGTATGGTCTGTCAAAATTCCTGTGAACCGTATGTCAACCGGTAGTTCCTAACTTAGGCTAGTAGTGTGTGCACTCTGGGACTACGAGATTGATCTATGAGCTGTAGAAATTTCTACGGATCGTAGACAGGCTTCGTAGTCCCCCTCATATGTCTTTAGACATTAGATGTTTGTACGAGTCATATCTACGATTTTGTAGAGGTCCTACCTCGTAGATAGAAATCGTAGAAACACTGGTGAAATAGACAACACTGATACCTGGGACTTGTCTACAAGGGGCAACTATGGATTTTAGAATTTTCTACGGTCCGTAGAAGACCCTCGTATGTCGCAAACAACCCAGGTCAGTGTGCCTATTTCACACTCTAATCACAAATTAATCAAACCAACAACCGAACAAGATTCCTAATCATGGACACACATTAGTTTCACTACAAACACTCACAATTCATCATTCTCAGGGTTCAACATCATCATTTGTTATAAGCAACGCGAAACACAATAAATTCAACCCTAGGTTAAGTACAACGTAATTTCAACATCAAAATTGGTACTCTTAAGATTTACATCCATACCTTTTCAGTGAAATTGTGATTGTGTCTGATTTTGACAATGACTCGAATTCCTTAACTCCTACTGTCTGTGACCCACGACTTTCTCTTGTAAATGGAGGATGAGAATTTTGtgggaaagaaaagaaaaggaaaatggaGAAGAACAGGAAGATAATGGATTTGTGGGTTTTTAATGTGGTGTGATGGATGATGAAAGGTTGGGAAACAGAGGGTGTAACAGTTGAAACGATTTAGGAAACGGGAAATGGGGAATGAATTTGAAATGGAGGGTTTGGGTCGGGtctttttgtt
The DNA window shown above is from Solanum lycopersicum chromosome 11, SLM_r2.1 and carries:
- the LOC101253961 gene encoding ALBINO3-like protein 3, mitochondrial isoform X5; the protein is MSGRSLRDQLKIFFKEKRAAGCPSFFWYFASLTVQVPCFLLWITTIRRMSLHHHEGFDCGGILWFQNLTEVPSGVLGPVFPLLIAGLHYINVQVSFRKSSVEKMSGFVGLIAKHRASAGPDHSRTERKRPIYFTRLPKSLYYKKYLEVLTLPILFITFHMPQGSLVFWLTNSSMTVIQQLSLNHPNVRKKLGLPQKDPQSEAAHQKELGNTGEIKIDPSKNQSKISVQNLSPHELVNLSIKLLAGGRKHEAMSFLRLAIAKDPENVRALLIIGQTLLQDGSLPEATEYLERTIAKLLLKENQMEIEDVDLMILSSQWAGVACIRQGKMGEGLAHLERLAMLKEPDDPKSKAHYYEGLVLLSSTLLNVGRKNDAITYLQMATAYNESYKEFLQQCENEEDDITSDLVASRRGDY
- the LOC101253961 gene encoding ALBINO3-like protein 3, mitochondrial isoform X4, whose product is MVIMTSLASHVPPPLPPPMSGRSLRDQLKIFFKEKRAAGCPSFFWYFASLTVQVPCFLLWITTIRRMSLHHHEGFDCGGILWFQNLTEVPSGVLGPVFPLLIAGLHYINVQVSFRKSSVEKMSGFVGLIAKHRASAGPDHSRTERKRPIYFTRLPKSLYYKKYLEVLTLPILFITFHMPQGSLVFWLTNSSMTVIQQLSLNHPNVRKKLGLPQKDPQSEAAHQKELGNTGEIKIDPSKNQSKISVQNLSPHELVNLSIKLLAGGRKHEAMSFLRLAIAKDPENVRALLIIGQTLLQDGSLPEATEYLERTIAKLLLKENQMEIEDVDLMILSSQWAGVACIRQGKMGEGLAHLERLAMLKEPDDPKSKAHYYEGLVLLSSTLLNVGRKNDAITYLQMATAYNESYKEFLQQCENEEDDITSDLVASRRGDY
- the LOC101253961 gene encoding ALBINO3-like protein 3, mitochondrial isoform X6, giving the protein MVIMTSLASHVPPPLPPPMSGRSLRDQLKIFFKEKRAAGCPSFFWYFASLTVQVPCFLLWITTIRRMSLHHHEGFDCGGILWFQNLTEVPSGVLGPVFPLLIAGLHYINVQVSFRKSSVEKMSGFVGLIAKYYKKYLEVLTLPILFITFHMPQGSLVFWLTNSSMTVIQQLSLNHPNVRKKLGLPQKDPQSEAAHQKELGNTGEIKIDPSKNQSKISVQNLSPHELVNLSIKLLAGGRKHEAMSFLRLAIAKDPENVRALLIIGQTLLQDGSLPEATEYLERTIAKLLLKENQMEIEDVDLMILSSQWAGVACIRQGKMGEGLAHLERLAMLKEPDDPKSKAHYYEGLVLLSSTLLNVGRKNDAITYLQMATAYNESYKEFLQQCENEEDDITSDLVASRRGDY